In one Streptomyces sp. NBC_00597 genomic region, the following are encoded:
- a CDS encoding helix-turn-helix domain-containing protein, which produces MAAGERPLIEVAFLTVAEVASVMRVSKMTVYRLVHNGHLPAIRVGRSFRVPENAVHEYLRDSYVGVETA; this is translated from the coding sequence ATGGCTGCTGGCGAGAGGCCTCTTATCGAGGTTGCGTTCCTGACCGTGGCGGAGGTCGCCTCGGTGATGCGAGTGTCGAAGATGACCGTGTACCGCCTGGTGCACAACGGCCATCTGCCCGCAATCCGGGTGGGCCGGTCCTTCCGGGTCCCCGAGAACGCGGTTCACGAGTACCTCCGAGACTCCTACGTGGGGGTGGAGACGGCTTGA
- a CDS encoding 30S ribosomal protein bS22, whose translation MGSVIKKRRKRMAKKKHRKLLKRTRVQRRNKK comes from the coding sequence GTGGGCTCTGTTATCAAGAAGCGGCGCAAGCGGATGGCCAAGAAGAAGCACCGCAAGCTGCTCAAGCGCACCCGCGTCCAGCGCCGTAACAAGAAGTAA
- a CDS encoding phosphatase, with protein MLSTGALRAHLLAARLAGPVATSREESLRSYRLFAARDPRVLLGLDPEWGWGEGDLLGLMAEKCGVSADPAHVRGPDVIDPERTLAGLEAFAERLREAAGARSPVMFGTGHPHRLLEFYASLARSLSAAGCDVLTPAKGADVDMATRFGVRRHSIDYVRGVALVREPGARPPGSATGAHTHSPLPVRIALGALAEAGGPLPELVVGDHGWVCGAGQLGVEAIGLADTDDPALFVGEAEGRVAAVVPLDDAVHADYYRPLIRYVLDRARLPGAQEWP; from the coding sequence GTGTTGAGCACCGGCGCGTTGCGTGCGCATCTGCTGGCCGCCCGGTTGGCCGGGCCCGTCGCCACCTCGCGGGAGGAGAGCCTGCGCAGCTACCGGCTGTTCGCCGCGCGGGATCCTCGGGTGCTGCTGGGGCTGGATCCGGAGTGGGGCTGGGGCGAGGGTGACCTGCTGGGGCTGATGGCGGAGAAGTGCGGGGTCTCGGCGGATCCTGCGCACGTCAGAGGGCCGGACGTGATCGATCCGGAGCGGACGTTGGCGGGGTTGGAGGCGTTCGCGGAGCGATTGCGGGAGGCGGCCGGGGCGCGGTCGCCCGTGATGTTCGGGACGGGGCATCCGCACCGTCTCCTGGAGTTCTACGCCAGTTTGGCGCGGTCCCTGTCGGCGGCGGGATGTGATGTGCTCACCCCGGCGAAGGGGGCCGATGTCGACATGGCGACCCGGTTCGGCGTACGCAGGCACAGCATCGATTACGTACGGGGAGTCGCGTTGGTGCGGGAACCCGGCGCGCGCCCTCCCGGGAGTGCCACCGGCGCGCACACCCATTCGCCCCTGCCGGTTCGGATCGCGCTCGGGGCGCTCGCGGAGGCCGGAGGGCCGTTGCCGGAATTGGTGGTGGGGGATCACGGGTGGGTCTGCGGCGCAGGTCAGCTCGGTGTGGAGGCGATCGGGCTGGCGGATACGGACGACCCGGCTCTGTTCGTCGGCGAGGCTGAGGGGCGCGTGGCGGCGGTCGTTCCGCTTGATGACGCGGTGCACGCGGACTACTACAGACCGCTCATTCGGTATGTACTCGATCGGGCGAGACTGCCGGGTGCGCAGGAGTGGCCGTAG
- a CDS encoding DUF5667 domain-containing protein: MIANVTPHRRANAFAQALEDRNPSDLSEPDPAAEQSEAPAEPADHDRLLALASAFGERMPRPVLDPEVKVVQRAQLVAAMEAMVMEERAGGGAASDPQVPEQRTGRGAHRATSLRKLRPRSRWSKGIAAGGLTVGVAAGAFSGVAAASTDALPGDSLYPIKRGMEDLKLGMADEDADRGELYLDQASNRLSEARRLMERGRTGVLDHESLGEIRRALAGMKHDAAEGHRLLQAAYQRDGSLGPIQALSSFSRSHRDAWGRLRDKLPAQLTDVGGEVESVFQAIDDDVAPLQSMLPKPPEQARGSGAPAKPSAPAGQHQSAPAAGAPSASPTPPATTAGKPSPAPGGLLGGAGDLLHPPAGQSSPAPSSSPEHVQPDITLPPLLPGLLPGLGLKAEDAE; encoded by the coding sequence GTGATCGCGAACGTGACTCCGCACCGGCGGGCGAACGCCTTCGCCCAGGCCCTGGAGGATCGGAACCCATCCGACCTTTCGGAACCGGACCCGGCGGCCGAGCAGTCCGAGGCACCTGCCGAACCTGCCGACCACGACCGGTTGTTGGCCCTGGCGAGCGCGTTCGGCGAAAGAATGCCGCGCCCGGTGCTGGACCCCGAGGTCAAAGTGGTGCAACGAGCCCAGCTCGTGGCCGCCATGGAGGCGATGGTGATGGAAGAGAGGGCCGGGGGCGGTGCCGCCTCGGACCCTCAAGTGCCCGAGCAGCGGACCGGCCGCGGCGCCCACCGGGCGACCTCGCTCCGGAAATTGCGGCCCCGCTCCCGCTGGTCCAAGGGCATCGCAGCGGGCGGCCTCACCGTGGGTGTGGCCGCGGGGGCCTTCAGCGGCGTGGCCGCTGCCAGCACCGACGCCCTCCCCGGTGACTCCCTCTACCCGATCAAACGGGGCATGGAGGACCTGAAGCTCGGGATGGCCGACGAGGACGCGGACCGGGGCGAGCTCTACCTCGACCAGGCCTCCAACCGCCTGTCGGAAGCCCGCAGGCTGATGGAGCGCGGCCGGACGGGCGTACTGGACCACGAGTCGCTCGGCGAGATCCGCCGGGCCCTCGCGGGCATGAAGCACGACGCGGCGGAGGGCCACCGGCTCCTCCAGGCGGCCTACCAACGGGACGGCTCGCTCGGCCCGATCCAGGCACTGTCGTCCTTCTCCCGCTCCCACCGCGACGCGTGGGGCCGGCTCCGGGACAAGCTCCCGGCGCAGCTCACCGATGTGGGCGGGGAAGTCGAGTCGGTCTTCCAGGCCATAGACGATGACGTGGCGCCCCTGCAGAGCATGCTCCCGAAACCCCCGGAGCAGGCCCGCGGCTCCGGTGCCCCTGCCAAGCCGAGCGCTCCGGCCGGACAGCACCAGTCCGCACCGGCGGCGGGCGCGCCCTCGGCCAGCCCGACCCCGCCCGCGACCACCGCCGGCAAGCCCTCACCCGCCCCCGGTGGCCTCCTGGGCGGCGCGGGCGACCTCCTCCACCCGCCCGCGGGCCAGAGCAGCCCGGCTCCCTCGTCCTCCCCGGAGCACGTACAGCCGGACATCACCCTGCCGCCCCTCCTCCCGGGTCTCCTCCCGGGCCTGGGCCTCAAGGCGGAGGACGCCGAGTAA
- a CDS encoding NAD-dependent epimerase/dehydratase family protein, translating into MGKVVLVTGAARQLGGRFVRRVQRDPEVDRVIAVDAVAPAHRLGSAEFVRTDIRQSSIARVLAEHAVDTVVHLAVTGSGAGPGGAGSAVKETNVIGTMQLLGACQKSPTVRRLVVKSSTYVYGGASRDPAVFTETTQSKSLPAGGFAKDAVEVESYVRGFARRRPDVAVCVLRFANILGPYADSALAEYFSMPVMPTVLGYDPRLQFVHEDDVLDVLRLAAGEPQPGTLNSGTFNIAGDGVLLLSQCARRLGRPTVPLLLPAVTWVGSALRAVGVTDFSPEQIRLLTHGRVVETSQMREVLGFKPMYTTAEAFADFARSRGNGLLPPERVGQAVDRVASVLNVDGPDVGVVGADEGAQR; encoded by the coding sequence GTGGGGAAGGTCGTGCTCGTTACCGGGGCAGCCCGGCAGCTGGGGGGCCGCTTCGTGCGGCGCGTCCAGCGTGATCCTGAGGTCGATCGGGTCATCGCGGTCGACGCGGTGGCGCCGGCGCACCGGCTGGGGTCGGCGGAGTTCGTCCGTACGGACATCAGGCAGTCGTCCATCGCCCGGGTGCTCGCCGAGCACGCCGTGGACACGGTGGTCCACCTCGCCGTGACCGGGAGCGGGGCGGGTCCGGGCGGCGCGGGAAGTGCCGTCAAGGAGACCAACGTCATCGGGACGATGCAGCTTCTGGGGGCCTGCCAGAAGTCGCCGACGGTACGGCGGCTGGTGGTGAAGTCGAGCACGTACGTATACGGCGGCGCATCGCGGGATCCGGCCGTTTTCACGGAGACCACCCAATCCAAGTCGCTGCCGGCGGGCGGCTTCGCGAAGGACGCCGTCGAGGTCGAGTCGTACGTACGGGGCTTCGCGCGCAGGCGGCCCGACGTGGCGGTGTGCGTGCTGCGCTTCGCGAACATCCTGGGACCGTACGCGGACTCCGCGCTCGCCGAGTACTTCTCGATGCCCGTGATGCCGACGGTGCTGGGGTACGACCCGCGGCTGCAGTTCGTCCACGAGGACGACGTGCTGGACGTGTTGCGGCTGGCGGCCGGGGAGCCCCAGCCCGGGACGCTGAACAGCGGTACGTTCAACATCGCGGGCGACGGGGTGCTGCTGCTGTCGCAGTGCGCGCGCCGGCTGGGGCGGCCGACCGTGCCGCTGCTACTGCCCGCGGTGACATGGGTGGGGTCGGCGCTGCGGGCGGTGGGAGTCACCGATTTCTCGCCGGAGCAGATCAGACTCCTCACGCACGGGCGCGTCGTGGAGACGTCCCAGATGCGGGAGGTGCTGGGATTCAAGCCGATGTACACGACCGCCGAGGCCTTCGCCGACTTCGCGCGCAGCCGCGGGAACGGGCTGCTGCCGCCGGAGCGCGTCGGGCAGGCTGTCGACCGGGTCGCGTCCGTGCTGAACGTGGACGGCCCGGACGTCGGGGTTGTCGGAGCCGATGAGGGAGCGCAGCGATAG
- a CDS encoding lysophospholipid acyltransferase family protein: MADAKVIPFDEDRPRRRGAATRRVRAVPAPEPVVDAVEPAVPQPPVESGGAAWDRKIAGGLAFLRRRVTGDYEVDEFGYDEELTDQVLMSLMRPLFDKYFRVEVKGIENIPAEGGALIVANHSGTLPLDGLMMQVAVHDHHPAQRHLRLLAADLVFMLPVVNELARKAGHTLACSEDAQRLLEAGELVGVMPEGFKGIGKPFGDRYKLQRFGRGGFVSTALRAGTPIVPCSIVGAEEIYPMVGNAKTVARLLGIPYFPITPTFPWLGPLGAVPLPTKWTIQFGEPIATDGYPPEAAEDPMLMFNLTDEVREQIQHTLYKLLVQRRSVFF; the protein is encoded by the coding sequence GTGGCGGACGCCAAGGTCATTCCGTTCGACGAGGACCGGCCGCGCCGGCGGGGCGCCGCGACCCGGAGAGTACGGGCGGTGCCCGCTCCGGAGCCGGTGGTGGACGCCGTGGAGCCGGCCGTGCCGCAGCCCCCCGTGGAGTCCGGCGGGGCCGCTTGGGACCGCAAGATCGCCGGCGGCCTGGCGTTCCTCAGGCGGCGGGTCACCGGGGACTACGAGGTCGACGAGTTCGGCTACGACGAGGAGCTGACGGACCAGGTCCTGATGTCCTTGATGCGGCCGCTGTTCGACAAGTACTTCCGGGTCGAGGTCAAGGGCATCGAGAACATCCCGGCCGAGGGCGGGGCGCTGATCGTGGCGAACCACTCCGGGACGCTGCCGCTGGACGGGCTGATGATGCAAGTGGCGGTCCACGACCACCACCCGGCTCAGCGGCACCTGCGACTGCTGGCGGCGGACCTGGTGTTCATGCTGCCGGTGGTGAACGAGCTGGCGCGCAAGGCCGGGCACACGCTGGCGTGCTCGGAGGACGCGCAGCGGCTCCTGGAGGCCGGGGAACTGGTCGGGGTGATGCCGGAGGGCTTCAAGGGGATAGGGAAGCCGTTCGGAGACCGGTACAAGCTCCAGCGGTTCGGGCGCGGCGGGTTCGTGTCGACGGCGCTGCGGGCGGGGACACCGATCGTGCCGTGCTCGATCGTGGGCGCGGAGGAGATCTACCCGATGGTCGGCAACGCCAAGACGGTGGCGCGGCTGCTGGGGATCCCGTACTTCCCGATCACGCCGACGTTCCCGTGGCTGGGGCCGTTGGGTGCGGTGCCGTTGCCGACGAAGTGGACGATCCAGTTCGGCGAGCCGATCGCGACGGACGGGTATCCGCCGGAGGCGGCGGAGGACCCGATGCTGATGTTCAACCTGACGGACGAGGTCCGCGAACAGATCCAGCACACGCTGTACAAACTGCTGGTGCAGCGCCGGTCCGTGTTCTTCTGA